One window of the Lytechinus pictus isolate F3 Inbred chromosome 5, Lp3.0, whole genome shotgun sequence genome contains the following:
- the LOC129260435 gene encoding G-protein coupled receptor 54-like has protein sequence MTADRYRVILHPIHSLHSRTVTRANVINFVIWIASFILHIPAMLLMEVHSGPVQGDKFCGARGFSTGSQGNQQKWLYAYRAYQVYAKLILYILPFVVMSYCYLRILRTVWSSFYLASMASEAQRKKRWKVTRMTLLVVILFGVCWGPIHAINLATSFQIDGEAMQSVHLMHFTFFSLCLAYSNSALNPFLYAFSGRSYREMLLYSFQSRKTRRKCSSAFTRGTRLYSPQQSLNSVEPNNSRVNIRPILIRKTFQTLQTNSL, from the exons ATGACAGCAGACCGCTACCGCGTCATCCTGCACCCAATCCACTCCCTCCATTCGCGGACAGTAACCCGAGCCAATGTCATCAACTTCGTTATATGGATAG CGTCCTTTATTCTCCACATACCCGCCATGCTCCTGATGGAGGTTCACAGCGGTCCCGTCCAGGGCGACAAGTTCTGCGGTGCGCGTGGCTTCAGTACCGGCAGCCAAGGTAACCAACAAAAGTGGCTCTACGCTTATCGTGCCTACCAAGTCTACGCTAAGTTGATCCTCTATATCCTCCCCTTCGTGGTGATGTCTTACTGTTACCTCCGCATCCTGCGAACAGTCTGGAGCAGCTTCTACCTGGCGAGCATGGCGTCGGAAGCACAGCGGAAGAAGCGATGGAAAGTGACGAGGATGACGCTCCTGGTCGTCATCCTTTTTGGCGTCTGTTGGGGGCCCATCCATGCCATCAACCTCGCGACGTCGTTCCAGATCGACGGCGAGGCCATGCAGAGCGTCCACCTCATGCATTttaccttcttctctctctGCTTGGCCTATTCCAATTCGGCACTAAACCCGTTCCTCTATGCGTTCAGCGGGAGAAGCTACCGCGAGATGCTCCTCTACTCGTTCCAGTCTCGAAAGACAAGGCGGAAGTGTTCGAGTGCGTTCACACGAGGGACTCGGCTATACTCGCCGCAGCAATCCCTAAACTCAGTAGAACCTAATAATTCAAGGGTCAACATAAGACCTATTCTCATCAGGAAGACATTTCAGACGCTGCAAACGAACTCATTATGA